A part of Streptomyces sp. NBC_00557 genomic DNA contains:
- a CDS encoding YdbC family protein: MLVKWIRCTVVDRRGFERGQRKWAGLLGEPGFRGQGGGWSRQRPGVAHIFAFWESRAFYDSFMARSHDRLASAQAGTFKDAQAKLFEYRFDVKTGFEPRFTDADLIRVALCRIHEERVEHFTLMQEKVWNPAMAGSPGMIRGMFAEAPGQEFMILSMWRSAAEHGKYRTERVERLALRAQTEADVAALSGDIVEMEPSWTV, from the coding sequence GTGCTGGTCAAGTGGATTCGCTGCACCGTGGTGGACCGCCGCGGTTTCGAGCGGGGGCAGCGGAAATGGGCGGGGCTTCTGGGGGAGCCGGGATTCCGGGGGCAGGGTGGCGGCTGGAGCCGGCAGCGACCGGGCGTGGCGCACATCTTCGCGTTCTGGGAGAGCCGCGCCTTCTACGACTCCTTCATGGCCCGCTCGCACGACCGGCTGGCGTCCGCCCAGGCCGGCACGTTCAAGGACGCCCAGGCCAAGCTCTTCGAGTACCGCTTCGATGTGAAGACCGGCTTCGAGCCGAGGTTCACCGACGCCGATCTCATCCGTGTGGCTCTGTGCCGGATCCACGAGGAGCGCGTCGAGCACTTCACCCTCATGCAGGAGAAGGTCTGGAATCCCGCGATGGCCGGTTCGCCCGGCATGATCCGCGGCATGTTCGCCGAGGCGCCCGGTCAGGAGTTCATGATCCTGTCGATGTGGCGGTCGGCCGCGGAGCACGGCAAGTACCGCACCGAGCGTGTGGAACGCCTCGCGCTGCGCGCCCAGACCGAGGCCGACGTCGCGGCTCTCTCCGGGGACATCGTGGAGATGGAGCCGTCCTGGACGGTGTGA
- a CDS encoding TerD family protein, with amino-acid sequence MTGFSKGMREVEVGLKWDPSPAGQPPSDLDLVAATFVSGDAYGSPAYVVHFDSRSPDGTIFLNRDSPDGKGFGWDEVMTLQLDRLDSRYARVVVGVVIQQRYGPRTFAQVLNPGMRVREGRYTVLAQDDFGSIPGATAATIAEFVRDEAGEWAFRPGVHGFEEDPAAFTRVMGRAQP; translated from the coding sequence TTGACCGGCTTCAGCAAGGGAATGCGCGAGGTCGAGGTCGGACTCAAGTGGGACCCCAGTCCGGCGGGTCAGCCTCCGAGCGATCTGGATCTCGTCGCCGCGACCTTCGTGTCGGGCGACGCGTACGGGAGCCCGGCGTACGTGGTGCACTTCGACAGCCGCTCACCGGACGGCACGATCTTCCTCAACCGGGACAGCCCGGACGGCAAGGGCTTCGGCTGGGACGAGGTCATGACGCTGCAACTGGACCGGCTGGACAGCCGGTACGCGCGCGTGGTGGTCGGTGTCGTCATCCAGCAGCGCTACGGGCCCAGGACGTTCGCCCAGGTGCTCAACCCGGGCATGCGGGTCCGGGAGGGCCGCTACACCGTGCTCGCCCAGGACGACTTCGGCTCGATCCCCGGGGCGACGGCCGCCACGATCGCCGAATTCGTGCGGGACGAGGCCGGGGAGTGGGCCTTCCGTCCCGGCGTGCACGGCTTCGAGGAGGACCCCGCGGCCTTCACCCGCGTCATGGGCAGGGCCCAGCCCTAG
- a CDS encoding vitamin B12-dependent ribonucleotide reductase, producing the protein MTETASGPARGSRAKGAKATKGLRVERIHTTPGVHPYDEVSWERRDVVMTNWRDGSVNFEQRGVEFPDFWSVNAVNIVTSKYFRGAVGTPQRETSLKQLIDRIVKTYRKAGEDYKYFASPADAEIFEHELAYALLHQIFSFNSPVWFNVGTPQPQQVSACFILSVDDSMESILDWYKEEGMIFKGGSGAGLNLSRIRSSKELLSSGGNASGPVSFMRGADASAGTIKSGGATRRAAKMVVLDVDHPDIEDFIETKVKEEEKIRVLRDAGFDMDLGGEDITSVQYQNANNSVRVNDEFMKAVEEGGKFGLRARMTGEVIEEVDAKALFRKIAEAAWACADPGIQYDDTINNWHTCPESGRITASNPCSEYMHLDNTSCNLASLNLMKFLKDDGKGNQSFETERFQKVVELVITAMDISICFADFPTQKIGENTRAFRQLGIGYANLGALLMATGHAYDSDGGRALAGAITSLMTGTAYRRSAELAAVVGPYDGYARNADAHKRVMAQHADANGKAVRMDDLDTPVWAAATEAWQDVLRLGEKNGFRNSQASVLAPTGTIGLAMSCDTTGVEPDLALVKFKKLVGGGSMQIVNGTVPQALRRLGYQEEQIEAIVAHIAEHGNVIDAPGLKHEHYEVFDCAMGERAISPMGHVRMMAAIQPWISGAISKTVNMPETATVEEVEEIYFEAWKLGVKALAIYRDNCKVGQPLSAKKKETAEDKAEEPAAEPKVEKVVEYRPVRKRLPKGRPGITTSFTVGGAEGYMTANSYPDDGLGEVFLKMSKQGSTLAGMMDAFSIAVSVGLQYGVPLETYVSKFTNMRFEPAGMTDDPDVRMAQSIVDYIFRRLALDFLPFETRSALGIHSAEERQRHLETGSYEPSEDEVDVEGLAQSAPRAQELKAVATPKAETEAAKPAPKQAHTSAELVEMQLGIQADAPLCFSCGTKMQRAGSCYICEGCGSTSGCS; encoded by the coding sequence ATGACAGAGACGGCGAGCGGTCCGGCACGAGGTTCCCGAGCGAAGGGCGCCAAGGCCACCAAGGGGCTGCGTGTCGAGCGCATCCACACCACCCCCGGCGTACACCCGTACGACGAGGTGTCGTGGGAGCGCCGTGACGTCGTCATGACCAACTGGCGCGACGGCTCGGTCAATTTCGAGCAGCGTGGCGTCGAGTTCCCCGACTTCTGGTCGGTGAACGCGGTCAACATCGTCACCAGCAAGTACTTCCGCGGTGCCGTCGGCACCCCGCAGCGCGAGACCAGCCTCAAGCAGCTGATCGACCGCATCGTGAAGACGTACCGGAAGGCCGGCGAGGACTACAAGTACTTCGCCTCGCCCGCCGACGCCGAGATCTTCGAGCACGAGCTGGCGTACGCCCTCCTGCACCAGATCTTCAGCTTCAACAGCCCCGTCTGGTTCAACGTGGGCACCCCGCAGCCCCAGCAGGTCTCCGCCTGCTTCATCCTGTCCGTCGACGACTCCATGGAGTCGATCCTCGACTGGTACAAGGAAGAGGGGATGATCTTCAAGGGCGGCTCCGGCGCCGGCCTGAACCTCTCCCGCATCCGCTCCTCCAAGGAGCTGCTGTCCTCCGGCGGCAACGCCTCCGGCCCGGTCTCCTTCATGCGCGGCGCCGACGCCTCCGCCGGCACCATCAAGTCCGGCGGCGCCACCCGCCGCGCCGCCAAGATGGTCGTCCTCGACGTGGACCACCCCGACATCGAGGACTTCATCGAGACCAAGGTCAAGGAGGAGGAGAAGATCCGCGTCCTGCGCGACGCGGGCTTCGACATGGACCTGGGCGGCGAGGACATCACCTCCGTCCAGTACCAGAACGCCAACAACTCGGTCCGCGTGAACGACGAGTTCATGAAGGCGGTCGAGGAGGGCGGCAAGTTCGGCCTGCGCGCCCGTATGACCGGCGAGGTCATCGAGGAGGTCGACGCCAAGGCGCTCTTCCGCAAGATCGCCGAGGCCGCCTGGGCCTGCGCTGACCCCGGCATCCAGTACGACGACACCATCAACAACTGGCACACCTGCCCCGAGTCCGGCCGGATCACCGCGTCGAACCCGTGCAGCGAGTACATGCACCTGGACAACACGTCCTGCAACCTGGCCTCGCTGAACCTGATGAAGTTCCTGAAGGACGACGGCAAGGGCAACCAGTCCTTCGAGACCGAGCGCTTCCAGAAGGTCGTCGAGCTGGTCATCACCGCGATGGACATCTCGATCTGCTTCGCGGACTTCCCGACCCAGAAGATCGGCGAGAACACGCGCGCGTTCCGCCAGCTCGGCATCGGCTACGCCAACCTCGGCGCCCTGCTGATGGCCACCGGCCACGCCTACGACTCCGACGGCGGCCGCGCCCTCGCCGGTGCCATCACCTCCCTGATGACGGGCACCGCCTACCGCCGCTCCGCCGAACTGGCCGCGGTCGTCGGCCCGTACGACGGCTACGCCCGCAACGCCGACGCCCACAAGCGCGTCATGGCGCAGCACGCCGACGCCAACGGCAAGGCCGTCCGCATGGACGACCTGGACACCCCGGTGTGGGCCGCCGCCACGGAGGCCTGGCAGGACGTGCTGCGTCTCGGTGAGAAGAACGGTTTCCGTAACTCCCAGGCGTCCGTCCTCGCCCCCACCGGCACCATCGGCCTCGCGATGTCCTGCGACACCACCGGTGTCGAGCCCGACCTGGCGCTCGTGAAGTTCAAGAAGCTGGTCGGCGGCGGCTCGATGCAGATCGTCAACGGCACCGTCCCGCAGGCCCTGCGCCGCCTGGGCTACCAGGAGGAGCAGATCGAGGCGATCGTCGCCCACATCGCCGAGCACGGCAATGTGATCGACGCCCCGGGCCTGAAGCACGAGCACTACGAGGTGTTCGACTGCGCCATGGGCGAGCGCGCCATCTCCCCGATGGGCCACGTCCGCATGATGGCCGCGATCCAGCCGTGGATCTCCGGCGCCATCTCCAAGACGGTCAACATGCCGGAGACGGCGACCGTCGAGGAGGTCGAGGAGATCTACTTCGAGGCCTGGAAGCTGGGCGTCAAGGCGCTCGCGATCTACCGCGACAACTGCAAGGTGGGCCAGCCGCTGTCCGCCAAGAAGAAGGAGACCGCGGAGGACAAGGCCGAGGAGCCCGCCGCCGAGCCCAAGGTCGAGAAGGTCGTCGAGTACCGCCCGGTCCGCAAGCGCCTCCCGAAGGGCCGCCCGGGGATCACCACCTCCTTCACGGTCGGTGGCGCCGAGGGCTACATGACCGCCAACTCCTACCCGGACGACGGTCTCGGCGAGGTCTTCCTGAAGATGTCCAAGCAGGGCTCGACCCTCGCGGGCATGATGGACGCCTTCTCCATCGCGGTCTCCGTCGGCCTGCAGTACGGCGTGCCGCTGGAGACGTACGTCTCGAAGTTCACCAACATGCGCTTCGAGCCGGCCGGCATGACGGACGACCCGGACGTGCGGATGGCGCAGTCGATCGTCGACTACATCTTCCGCCGTCTGGCGCTGGACTTCCTGCCCTTCGAGACCCGCTCCGCGCTCGGCATCCACTCCGCCGAGGAGCGCCAGCGGCACCTGGAGACCGGTTCCTACGAGCCGTCCGAGGACGAGGTCGACGTCGAGGGCCTGGCCCAGTCGGCGCCGCGTGCACAGGAGCTGAAGGCGGTCGCCACGCCGAAGGCCGAGACCGAGGCGGCCAAGCCCGCTCCGAAGCAGGCCCACACCAGCGCCGAACTGGTGGAGATGCAGCTGGGCATCCAGGCCGACGCCCCGCTGTGCTTCTCCTGCGGTACGAAGATGCAGCGGGCCGGTTCCTGCTACATCTGCGAGGGCTGCGGCTCGACCAGCGGCTGCAGCTGA
- the nrdR gene encoding transcriptional regulator NrdR, with product MHCPFCRHPDSRVVDSRTTDDGTSIRRRRQCPDCSRRFTTVETCSLMVIKRSGVTEPFSRTKVINGVRKACQGRPVTEDALAQLGQRVEEAVRATGSAELTTHDVGLAILGPLQELDLVAYLRFASVYRAFDSLEDFEAAIAELREATGGPGVDEEDAGTGSKEDDRGPGRTGEVPVPAHAAE from the coding sequence ATGCACTGCCCCTTCTGCAGGCACCCCGACAGCCGCGTGGTCGACAGTCGTACGACCGACGACGGCACGTCGATCCGCAGGCGCCGCCAGTGCCCTGACTGCTCCCGTCGTTTCACGACCGTGGAGACGTGCTCGCTCATGGTGATCAAGCGGTCCGGGGTCACCGAGCCGTTCAGCCGGACCAAGGTCATCAACGGCGTGCGCAAGGCATGCCAGGGGCGGCCTGTCACCGAGGACGCACTCGCCCAGCTCGGCCAGCGGGTCGAGGAGGCGGTACGGGCCACCGGAAGCGCCGAGCTGACCACCCATGACGTGGGGCTGGCCATACTCGGCCCGTTGCAGGAACTCGACCTCGTCGCCTATCTGCGGTTCGCCTCCGTCTACCGGGCGTTCGACTCGCTCGAGGACTTCGAGGCCGCCATCGCGGAGCTGAGGGAGGCGACGGGAGGCCCCGGCGTGGACGAGGAAGATGCGGGAACGGGGAGCAAGGAAGACGATCGCGGGCCGGGCAGGACCGGCGAGGTCCCCGTGCCCGCCCACGCCGCCGAGTGA
- the lexA gene encoding transcriptional repressor LexA — MTTTADSATITAQDRSQGRVEAVHVMNEATNPEGPKRSLPGRPPGIRADSSGLTDRQRRVIEVIRDSVQRRGYPPSMREIGQAVGLSSTSSVAHQLMALERKGFLRRDPHRPRAYEVRGSDQAVTMQPTDTAGKPAASYVPLVGRIAAGGPILAEESVEDVFPLPRQLVGDGELFVLKVVGDSMIEAAICDGDWVTVRRQPVAENGDIVAAMLDGEATVKRFKREDGHVWLLPHNAAYEPIPGDDATILGKVVAVLRRV, encoded by the coding sequence GTGACCACCACCGCAGACAGTGCCACCATCACCGCCCAGGACCGCTCCCAGGGCCGAGTCGAGGCGGTACACGTGATGAACGAAGCCACGAATCCCGAGGGACCCAAGCGCTCCCTGCCAGGCCGGCCTCCAGGCATCCGGGCCGACAGCTCCGGACTCACCGACCGGCAGCGCCGCGTGATCGAGGTCATCCGCGACTCCGTACAGCGGCGCGGTTACCCGCCGTCGATGCGGGAGATCGGCCAGGCCGTCGGCCTCTCGAGCACCTCCTCGGTCGCGCACCAGCTGATGGCACTCGAGCGCAAGGGCTTCCTGCGCCGCGACCCGCACCGCCCGCGCGCGTACGAGGTGCGCGGCTCGGACCAGGCCGTGACCATGCAGCCCACGGACACCGCCGGCAAGCCCGCCGCGTCGTACGTCCCGCTGGTCGGCCGTATCGCCGCCGGTGGCCCCATCCTCGCGGAGGAGTCCGTCGAGGACGTCTTCCCTCTCCCCCGCCAGCTCGTCGGCGACGGTGAACTCTTCGTCCTGAAGGTCGTCGGCGACTCCATGATCGAGGCCGCGATCTGCGACGGCGACTGGGTCACCGTGCGCCGCCAGCCGGTCGCCGAGAACGGCGACATCGTGGCCGCGATGCTCGACGGCGAAGCCACCGTCAAGCGCTTCAAGCGCGAGGACGGCCATGTCTGGCTCCTCCCGCACAACGCGGCCTACGAGCCGATCCCCGGCGACGACGCGACCATCCTGGGCAAGGTCGTCGCGGTGCTGCGGCGCGTGTGA
- a CDS encoding ATP-dependent DNA helicase, whose protein sequence is MTKPSLPELLHAAVTAVGGTERPGQVTMAEAVAEAIDDGSHLLVQAGTGTGKSLGYLVPALAHGERVVVATATLALQRQLVERDLPRTVEALHPLLRRRPEFAMLKGRSNYLCLHRLHEGMPQDEEDGLFDQFEAAAPTSKLGQDLLRLRDWSDETETGDRDDLTPGVSDRAWAQVSVSSRECLGASKCAYGAECFAEMARERAKLADVVVTNHALLAIDAIEGAPVLPQHEVLIVDEAHELVSRVTGVATGELTPGQVNRAVRRAAKLVNEKAADQLQTAAEGFERLMELALPGRLEEIPEDLGYALMALRDAARTVITALGSTRDKSVQDEDAVRKQALASVETVHDVAERVLNGSEWDVVWYERHDRFGASLRVAPMSVSGLLREKLFSDRAVVLTSATLKLGGDFNGVGASLGLGPEGVEGEDLPKWKGIDVGSPFDYRKQGILYVARHLSRPARDGERSDMLDELTELIQAAGGRTLGLFSSMRAAQLAAEELRSRIPEFPILLQGEETLGELIKNFAADPRTCLFGTLSLWQGVDVPGPSCQLVVMDKIPFPRPDDPLMSARQKAVEDAGGNGFMAVAATHAALLMAQGAGRLVRASGDRGVVAVLDQRLATARYGGYLKASLPDFWYTTDRNQVRRSLAAIDAAAKAAEAQQAAK, encoded by the coding sequence ATGACGAAGCCCTCACTCCCCGAACTCCTGCACGCCGCTGTCACCGCTGTGGGCGGCACGGAGCGCCCCGGCCAGGTGACCATGGCCGAAGCGGTCGCCGAGGCGATCGACGACGGATCCCACCTGCTGGTCCAGGCCGGTACCGGCACCGGTAAGTCGCTCGGCTATCTCGTGCCGGCGCTCGCGCACGGGGAACGGGTGGTCGTCGCCACGGCCACCCTCGCGCTGCAGCGCCAGCTGGTGGAGCGCGACCTGCCGCGCACGGTGGAGGCCCTGCACCCGCTGCTGCGCCGCCGCCCGGAGTTCGCCATGCTCAAGGGCCGGTCGAACTATCTCTGCCTGCACCGCCTGCACGAGGGCATGCCCCAGGACGAGGAGGACGGTCTCTTCGACCAGTTCGAGGCCGCGGCGCCCACCAGCAAGCTGGGCCAGGATCTCCTGAGGCTGCGGGACTGGTCGGACGAGACGGAGACCGGCGACCGGGACGACCTCACTCCGGGCGTGTCGGACCGTGCCTGGGCGCAGGTGTCGGTGTCGTCGCGGGAGTGCCTGGGCGCGTCGAAGTGCGCCTACGGCGCCGAGTGCTTCGCGGAGATGGCCCGGGAGCGTGCCAAGCTCGCCGACGTCGTGGTCACCAACCACGCGCTGCTCGCCATCGACGCCATCGAGGGCGCACCGGTGCTGCCCCAGCACGAGGTGCTGATCGTGGACGAGGCCCATGAACTCGTCTCCCGCGTCACCGGCGTCGCGACCGGCGAGCTCACGCCCGGCCAGGTCAACCGGGCGGTGCGCCGTGCCGCCAAGCTCGTCAACGAGAAGGCCGCCGACCAGCTGCAGACCGCCGCCGAGGGCTTCGAGCGGCTGATGGAGCTGGCCCTGCCGGGGCGTCTGGAGGAGATCCCGGAAGATCTCGGCTATGCCCTGATGGCCCTGCGGGACGCCGCGCGCACGGTGATCACCGCGCTCGGCTCCACCCGGGACAAGTCGGTGCAGGACGAGGACGCGGTCCGCAAGCAGGCGCTGGCCTCGGTGGAGACGGTGCACGACGTGGCGGAGCGGGTCCTGAACGGCTCGGAGTGGGACGTCGTCTGGTACGAGCGGCACGACCGCTTCGGCGCCTCCCTTCGGGTCGCTCCCATGTCGGTGTCGGGTCTGCTCAGGGAGAAGCTCTTCTCCGACCGCGCGGTCGTCCTCACCTCGGCGACCCTCAAGCTGGGCGGTGACTTCAACGGCGTGGGCGCCTCCCTGGGGCTGGGCCCCGAGGGCGTGGAGGGCGAGGACCTGCCGAAGTGGAAGGGCATCGACGTCGGCTCGCCCTTCGACTACCGCAAGCAGGGCATCCTCTATGTCGCCCGGCATCTCTCGCGCCCCGCGCGTGACGGGGAGCGCTCCGACATGCTGGACGAGCTGACCGAGCTGATCCAGGCGGCCGGCGGCCGTACCCTCGGGCTGTTCTCGTCCATGCGGGCCGCGCAGCTCGCGGCGGAGGAGTTGCGCTCGAGGATTCCCGAGTTCCCGATCCTGCTCCAGGGCGAGGAGACCCTCGGCGAACTGATCAAGAACTTCGCGGCCGACCCGAGGACCTGTCTGTTCGGCACCCTTTCTTTGTGGCAGGGCGTCGACGTGCCGGGGCCGAGCTGTCAGCTGGTCGTGATGGACAAGATCCCGTTCCCCCGTCCCGACGATCCCTTGATGAGCGCCCGGCAGAAGGCGGTGGAGGACGCCGGGGGCAACGGCTTCATGGCGGTGGCCGCCACCCACGCCGCTCTGCTGATGGCCCAGGGCGCCGGCCGGCTCGTCCGCGCCTCGGGAGACCGGGGCGTGGTCGCCGTACTGGACCAGCGGCTGGCGACCGCACGGTACGGCGGCTATCTGAAAGCGTCACTGCCGGACTTCTGGTACACCACGGACCGTAACCAGGTGCGCAGGTCGCTCGCCGCGATCGACGCGGCGGCGAAGGCGGCCGAGGCGCAGCAGGCCGCGAAGTGA
- a CDS encoding GNAT family N-acetyltransferase, which translates to MPPTDANAGPGPARPGAPAHAGAPVHEASGRPAADRTGSRSAPFAGFAVEDDDGDCEETLDLHLPAEFRALLAGGTGYLLGQPHTWGPVVTRVGSLHLVPVRIGHDLPLVHRWMNDPAVAEFWELAGPPNRTEEHLRAQLDGDGRSVPCLGALDGTPMSYWEIYRADLDPLARHHPARPHDIGIHLLVGEAADRGRGVGSTLLRAVADLILDRRPACARVVAEPDLRNTPSVAAFLSAGFRFADEVDLPGKRAALMIRDRVLRDVL; encoded by the coding sequence ATGCCTCCCACCGACGCGAACGCCGGCCCCGGCCCTGCCCGTCCCGGTGCCCCCGCCCACGCGGGCGCACCTGTTCACGAGGCCTCCGGCCGCCCCGCTGCGGACCGAACGGGCAGCCGGAGTGCCCCCTTCGCGGGCTTCGCCGTCGAGGACGACGACGGGGACTGCGAGGAAACGCTGGACCTGCATCTGCCCGCCGAATTCCGCGCGCTCCTCGCCGGAGGCACCGGCTATCTCCTGGGTCAGCCCCACACGTGGGGCCCGGTGGTCACACGCGTCGGCTCCTTGCACCTCGTTCCTGTGCGTATCGGTCACGACCTGCCGCTCGTCCATCGCTGGATGAACGACCCCGCCGTCGCGGAGTTCTGGGAGCTGGCCGGGCCCCCGAACCGGACGGAGGAGCATCTGCGCGCGCAACTCGACGGCGACGGACGCAGCGTGCCCTGCCTCGGCGCACTGGACGGCACACCGATGAGCTACTGGGAGATCTACCGGGCGGACCTGGATCCACTGGCCCGCCACCACCCGGCCCGGCCGCACGACATCGGGATCCATCTCCTCGTCGGCGAAGCGGCGGACCGAGGGCGGGGCGTGGGCTCGACCCTGCTGCGGGCCGTGGCCGACCTGATCCTCGACCGGCGCCCCGCGTGCGCACGGGTCGTGGCAGAACCCGACCTTCGCAACACCCCCTCCGTCGCAGCGTTCCTGAGCGCGGGATTCCGGTTCGCCGACGAGGTCGACCTGCCCGGCAAGCGGGCCGCCCTCATGATCCGGGACCGGGTCCTGCGCGATGTGCTGTAG
- a CDS encoding IucA/IucC family protein — protein sequence MNPSPTPDGSSGAPDEQGDSGAPASPVPLVESVPQQKRRTADLTRVTEPGADLLEHPDPRTAAQAATVENLLRCWVRETASAAPTAGTLRLPLPASGTCLLVPVRYWSPTGTHRFGPPGLAGAPDTAPAVDAVTLAALLARETAGDTGAASGTETQGTTDPGDGGDLVARVADSLRRTATFLRERREHPTDVPDLFLSAEQALVLGHPLHPTPKSREGLTEAETRLYSPELRGSFPLHWMAVAPSLLATDSAWTERGRPVPAGHLTRRLAGTGLPLPDGYAALPLHPWQARELRHREPVGALLDAGLLRDLGPLGAPWHPTSSVRTVHRSGAPAMLKLSLGLRITNSRRENLRKELHRGVEVHRLLRSGLFKQWQAAHPGFDIVRDPAWLAVDDPDGRPVPGLDAVIRHNPFTPADDVGCVAGLVSPRPVPDGADASTRLTAWPMRSRLAELVERLAARTGRPVGAVAAEWFLRYLTQVVRPVLWLDSEAGIALEAHQQNTLLLLDDYGWPVGGRYRDNQGYYFRESRRAELDARLPGIGERSDTFVSDEVTDERFAYYLAVNNVLGLIGAFGSQRLADERLLLACFRRFLSEVAAGPGALRTPLPRHLLDSPVLRCKANLLTRLHGLDELVGPVDTQSVYVTIANPLHP from the coding sequence ATGAACCCCAGCCCCACTCCCGACGGCAGCTCCGGCGCTCCCGACGAACAGGGAGACTCCGGCGCCCCGGCCTCTCCCGTGCCGCTCGTCGAGTCGGTTCCCCAGCAGAAGCGCCGCACCGCTGATCTCACCCGAGTCACCGAGCCGGGCGCCGATCTGCTGGAGCACCCCGACCCACGCACCGCCGCCCAGGCCGCCACCGTGGAGAACCTCCTGCGGTGCTGGGTCCGTGAGACAGCCTCCGCCGCCCCCACCGCCGGCACCCTGCGCCTCCCGCTTCCGGCCAGCGGCACCTGCCTGCTCGTGCCGGTCCGCTACTGGTCCCCCACGGGCACGCACCGCTTCGGCCCACCGGGCCTCGCAGGCGCCCCCGACACCGCCCCCGCCGTCGACGCCGTCACCCTGGCGGCACTGCTCGCCCGGGAGACGGCCGGTGACACGGGCGCCGCGTCCGGCACCGAGACTCAGGGCACCACAGACCCCGGCGACGGCGGTGACCTCGTGGCCAGGGTGGCCGACTCCCTCCGCCGCACCGCGACCTTCCTCCGCGAGCGCCGCGAGCACCCCACCGATGTCCCGGACCTCTTCCTCTCCGCCGAGCAGGCGCTCGTCCTCGGACACCCCCTGCACCCGACCCCGAAGAGCCGGGAGGGCCTGACCGAGGCGGAAACCCGCCTCTACTCACCGGAGTTGCGCGGCTCCTTCCCTCTGCACTGGATGGCTGTCGCCCCTTCTCTCCTCGCGACCGACTCGGCCTGGACCGAGCGCGGCCGACCCGTGCCGGCCGGTCACCTCACCCGGCGCCTCGCCGGGACCGGCCTTCCGCTGCCCGACGGCTACGCCGCCCTGCCCCTGCACCCCTGGCAGGCCCGGGAACTGCGCCATCGCGAGCCCGTCGGCGCCCTGCTCGACGCCGGGCTCCTGCGTGACCTCGGCCCTCTCGGCGCCCCCTGGCATCCCACCTCCTCCGTACGCACGGTCCACAGGTCCGGCGCCCCCGCGATGCTCAAGCTGTCGCTGGGCCTGCGCATCACCAACTCCCGCCGTGAGAACCTGCGCAAGGAACTCCATCGGGGAGTCGAGGTCCACCGGCTCCTGCGCTCCGGCCTGTTCAAGCAGTGGCAGGCCGCGCACCCCGGCTTCGACATCGTCCGTGACCCGGCGTGGCTCGCCGTCGACGACCCCGACGGCCGGCCGGTGCCCGGACTGGACGCGGTGATCAGGCACAACCCGTTCACCCCGGCCGACGACGTCGGCTGTGTCGCCGGACTCGTCTCGCCCCGGCCCGTCCCCGACGGCGCCGACGCCTCGACGCGGCTGACCGCCTGGCCCATGCGTTCACGGCTGGCCGAGCTCGTGGAGAGGCTCGCCGCCCGCACCGGCCGACCGGTCGGAGCCGTTGCCGCGGAGTGGTTCCTCCGCTACCTGACGCAGGTCGTCCGCCCCGTGCTGTGGCTGGACAGCGAGGCCGGCATCGCCCTCGAGGCCCACCAGCAGAACACCCTTCTCCTGCTCGACGACTACGGCTGGCCCGTCGGCGGCCGCTACCGAGACAACCAGGGCTACTACTTCCGCGAGTCCCGGCGGGCCGAACTGGACGCCCGGCTGCCCGGCATCGGCGAGCGCAGCGACACCTTCGTCTCCGACGAGGTCACCGACGAACGCTTCGCCTACTACCTCGCCGTCAACAACGTGCTGGGCCTGATCGGCGCGTTCGGCTCCCAACGCCTCGCCGACGAGCGGCTCCTCCTCGCATGCTTCCGCCGCTTCCTGAGCGAGGTCGCGGCGGGACCCGGAGCACTGCGCACCCCCCTGCCCAGGCACCTGCTCGACTCACCCGTGCTGCGCTGCAAGGCCAACCTGCTGACCCGGCTGCACGGCCTGGACGAACTCGTCGGCCCGGTCGACACCCAGTCCGTCTACGTCACCATCGCCAACCCCCTCCATCCCTGA